One Manihot esculenta cultivar AM560-2 chromosome 6, M.esculenta_v8, whole genome shotgun sequence DNA segment encodes these proteins:
- the LOC110607764 gene encoding LOW QUALITY PROTEIN: uncharacterized protein LOC110607764 (The sequence of the model RefSeq protein was modified relative to this genomic sequence to represent the inferred CDS: inserted 2 bases in 1 codon; substituted 1 base at 1 genomic stop codon) has product MNSCSTTMETQKLFLQSFLLILHFTFSSSMHTITINQTIEDGNLLISKGDHFALGFFSPGNSRYRYLGIWYYKVPEQTVVWVANRNNPINDSSGVLLMDRLGNLILYSKNNQEVVWSTNVSVKVTDFCAARLLDSGNLILQDRSERILWQSFDQPTDTLLPGMKLGLNRNTGMFWFLTSWRSADDPGTGNFSVQLNTMGAPQFLLYRGTTYYWQYTHWPMKTNPDMWTYYSIVNNQDEIHMAYSPVDASVIFRLMLDYSGTLKKLAWHEKVGRWKEFWSAPSSVCDIYGHCGTYGICYPYLIGRFECDCLPGYEPKYPREWNIMRDGSGGCVRKRLESSSVCEHGEGFVKVGKVKLPDTSTAVWKGMNTSAVDCEKECKKNCLCSAYASIDVYGEGTGCLTWYGELIDTADNVKEGYDINIRVDALELAEIARKSNGFLKRKDMLAILIVSVASSWFVIILFVHLWLKKKRKIVRNQWNERLLDAIGDVRKKDALVTSEVQGSMSHQDIALFSLNTILVATTKFSQANKLGEGGFGLVYKGQLSNGQEVAVKKLSKNSSQGIEEFKTEVALIAKLQHKNLVKLLGCCIEGDEPMLIYEYLPNKSLDSFLFDANKRVVLNWRKRFNIIVGIARGILYIHQDSRLGIIHRDLKTSNILLDVEMNPKISDFGLARIFKDGQIQEKTKKIVGTFGYMAPEYVIFGKFSTKSDVFSFGIILLEIITGKKNNNYCHEGSSVSMIGHIWHSWKENRAFEIVDSFLKESSPSDEVLRCIQIGLLCVQEDALDRPMMSTVVLMLNSEITLPSPKQPGFNFSKFDDISIFSSKKEKFCSVDEKTITEVICRXEYILINKFLIFKXAVETNMDSQKLFLLSFLLILHFIFSFSLDTITINQTFEDGDLLTSQGNKFALGFFSPGNSKYKYLGIWYHNIPEQTVVWVANRNKPINGASGVLSIDQYGNLILRSNQNQKVPVWHTNITVEVTETCVAQLLDSGNLILIQGRSKRVVWQSFNQPTDTLLPGMRLGLNKKKGIYWFLTSWRSADDPGIGNFSLQVNTVGVPQFLLYRGTEYYWRITETLKVSEEVWNLSSVYNQDEIYASYNTVDASVIFRVVLDHSGTVKTLAWHEKVKKWKEFWSAPSSLCDKYGHCGTYGICYPDFSGRFECDCLPGYEPKSHKDWNIIRDASGGCVRKRLESSSVCGHGEGFVKVAHVKLPDTSTAVLGSTNVSPIDCEKECRRNCSCVAYAIMKETGCLTWYGELMDTVDNLKAGYDIHIRVDALELEIAQESNGFPVSKDMLAVLVVCVVSAWFVIIILFAYLWLKKKRRRVRNQWSERLLDAIGDAYYKDVLVKNEVEGSMNQLDIAFFNLSTILVATNNFSQANKLGEGGFGLVYKGQLFNGQEIAVKRLSKNSCQGIEEFKNEVILIAKLQHKNLVKLLGCCVQGDEAMLVYEYLPNKSLNSFIFDATKSAILDWRKRFDIIVGIARGILYIHQDSRLSIIHRDLKTSNILLDAEMNPKISDFGLARIFKGDQIQEKTKRIVGTFGYMSPEYSVFGKFSAKSDVFSFGVILLEIITGKKNNSYCQEDSFLTLIGHVWHLWRENRALEIIDSSLRESCPSDEVLRCIQIGLLCVQEDVMERPMMSTVVLMLNSDITLPFPKQPAFIFSDSSDSSSYLARKKSCYSVDDKTITEVVCR; this is encoded by the exons ATGAACAGCTGTTCAACCACCATGGAAACTCAAAAGCTGTTTCTGCAGTCTTTTCTTCTAATCCTCCATTTCACATTTTCTTCTTCCATGCACACCATAACCATAAATCAAACTATTGAAGATGGTAACCTTTTAATCTCTAAAGGAGATCATTTTGCTTTAGGATTTTTTAGCCCCGGAAATTCCAGATATAGATATCTTGGAATTTGGTACTACAAAGTTCCAGAGCAAACTGTGGTTTGGGTGGCAAATAGAAATAATCCAATCAATGATTCCTCAGGAGTTCTATTAATGGATAGGCTTGGAAATCTCATTCTGTATAGCAAAAATAACCAAGAAGTAGTATGGTCTACAAATGTCTCGGTGAAAGTTACAGATTTTTGTGCAGCCCGGCTCTTGGATTCAGGAAATTTGATTTTGCAAGATAGAAGTGAAAGAATTCTCTGGCAAAGCTTTGATCAACCCACAGACACTTTGCTACCAGGAATGAAATTGGGGTTGAATCGAAATACTGGTATGTTCTGGTTCTTAACATCTTGGAGATCAGCAGATGACCCTGGAACTGGAAACTTCTCAGTTCAACTCAACACAATGGGAGCACCACAGTTCTTACTTTATAGGGGTACAACCTATTATTGGCAATACACTCACTGGCCAATGAAGACTAATCCAGACATGTGGACCTATTATAGTATTGTCAATAATCAAGATGAGATACACATGGCTTACAGTCCTGTTGATGCTTCTGTTATCTTCAGATTAATGTTGGACTATTCAGGAACTCTCAAGAAACTAGCATGGCATGAAAAAGTTGGAAGATGGAAGGAATTTTGGTCAGCGCCTAGTTCTGTGTGTGATATATACGGACATTGTGGTACGTATGGGATATGTTATCCTTACCTTATTGGAAGATTTGAATGTGATTGTTTACCAGGATATGAACCCAAGTACCCAAGAGAGTGGAATATTATGAGAGATGGATCAGGTGGGTGTGTCAGGAAGCGGCTAGAGTCTTCCTCAGTATGTGAGCATGGAGAAGGATTTGTCAAAGTGGGAAAAGTTAAACTACCTGATACTTCAACAGCAGTTTGGAAGGGCATGAATACAAGTGCTGTGGACTGTGAAAAAGAATGTAAGAAGAATTGTTTATGCTCTGCATATGCAAGCATAGATGTTTATGGGGAAGGAACTGGTTGTTTAACATGGTATGGAGAATTAATAGACACTGCAGATAATGTGAAAGAGGGATATGACATTAATATTCGTGTTGATGCACTTGAATTAG CGGAGATTGCTCGAAAATCGAATGGttttttgaaaaggaaagataTGTTAGCCATTTTAATAGTATCTGTTGCTTCCTCCTGGTTTGTCATCATTTTATTTGTACATTTATGgctgaagaagaaaagaaaaatag TGAGAAATCAATGGAATGAAAGATTGCTTGATGCAATTGGTGATGTACGCAAGAAGGATGCTTTGGTGACAAGTGAAGTTCAAGGAAGCATGAGTCATCAAGATATTGCACTCTTTAGTCTCAACACAATACTTGTTGCAACCACCAAGTTTTCTCAGGCTAATAAACTTGGAGAAGGTGGTTTTGGCTTGGTTTATAAG GGTCAACTCTCCAATGGACAGGAGGTGGCTGTGAAAAAGTTATCTAAAAATTCAAGTCAAGGAATAGAAGAATTTAAAACTGAAGTTGCATTAATTGCAAAGCTTCAGCACAAGAATTTGGTGAAACTCCTAGGATGTTGCATTGAAGGAGATGAACCAATGCTAATTTATGAATACTTGCCAAATAAAAGTTTGGACTCATTTCTTTTTG atGCAAATAAAAGGGTGGTCCTAAATTGGAGAAAACGCTTTAATATTATTGTTGGAATTGCTCGTGGAATCTTATACATTCACCAAGATTCTAGACTCGGTATTATCCATAGAGATTTAAAAACTAGCAATATTCTACTGGATGTAGAAATGAATCccaaaatttcagattttggtCTGGCAAGAATCTTCAAAGATGGACAAATTCAAGAAAAGACTAAAAAAATAGTTGGAACATT TGGTTACATGGCACCAGAATACGTAATATTTGGAAAATTTTCGACAAAATCTGATGTTTTTAGTTTCGGAATCATATTATTAGAGATCATTACAGGAAAGAAGAATAATAACTATTGTCATGAGGGTTCTTCCGTAAGCATGATAGGACAT ATATGgcattcatggaaagaaaatcgAGCATTTGAAATAGTTGATTCATTTCTAAAAGAGTCGAGTCCTTCTGATGAAGTATTAAGATGCATTCAGATCGGCCTATTATGCGTGCAAGAAGATGCATTGGACAGACCAATGATGTCAACCGTTGTCTTAATGTTGAATAGCGAAATCACTCTTCCTTCTCCAAAACAACCTGGATtcaattttagtaaatttgatgatatttctattttctcatctaaaaaagaaaaattttgttCAGTAGATGAGAAAACAATTACTGAAGTTATATGTCG TGAATATATTctcataaataaatttctaatatttaaatG AGCTGTAGAAACAAATATGGATTCTCAAAAGTTGTTTCTGCTATCCTTTCTTCTAATCCTCcatttcatattttctttttccctaGACACCATAACCATAAATCAGACCTTTGAAGATGGTGACCTTTTAACCTCCCAAGGAAATAAATTTGCTTTAGGATTCTTTAGCCCCGGAAATTCCAAGTATAAATATCTTGGAATCTGGTACCACAATATCCCAGAACAAACTGTGGTTTGGGTTGCAAATAGGAATAAACCAATCAATGGTGCCTCAGGAGTTCTATCAATTGACCAATATGGAAATCTCATTCTCCGTAGCAATCAGAATCAGAAAGTTCCAGTATGGCATACTAATATCACAGTTGAAGTGACAGAAACTTGTGTAGCTCAGCTATTGGATTCAGGAAACTTGATTTTGATCCAAGGTAGAAGTAAAAGAGTTGTGTGGCAAAGCTTTAATCAACCAACAGACACTCTACTACCAGGAATGAGATTGGGATTGAACAAAAAGAAAGGTATATACTGGTTCCTAACATCTTGGAGATCAGCAGATGACCCTGGAATCGGAAATTTCTCACTTCAAGTCAACACGGTAGGAGTACCGCAATTCTTACTTtacaggggtacagagtattaTTGGCGGATTACAGAGACATTGAAAGTTTCTGAAGAAGTGTGGAACTTAAGTTCTGTCTACAACCAGGATGAGATTTACGCTTCTTACAATACTGTTGATGCTTCTGTTATCTTCAGAGTTGTGTTGGACCATTCAGGAACTGTCAAGACATTAGCATGGCatgaaaaagttaaaaaatggAAGGAATTCTGGTCTGCACCTAGTTCCTTGTGTGACAAATATGGACATTGTGGTACCTATGGAATATGTTATCCTGATTTTAGTGGAAGATTTGAGTGTGATTGCTTACCAGGGTATGAACCCAAGTCCCATAAAGACTGGAATATTATAAGAGATGCATCTGGTGGGTGTGTTAGGAAGCGGTTAGAGTCTTCCTCAGTATGTGGGCATGGAGAAGGATTTGTCAAAGTGGCACATGTTAAACTTCCTGATACTTCAACAGCAGTTTTGGGGAGCACGAATGTGAGTCCTATTGACTGTGAAAAAGAGTGTAGGAGGAATTGTTCATGTGTTGCATATGCAATCATGAAAGAGACTGGTTGTTTGACATGGTATGGTGAATTAATGGACACTGTTGATAATCTGAAAGCGGGATATGATATTCATATTCGTGTTGATGCACTTGAATTAG AGATTGCACAAGAATCGAATGGTTTTCCAGTAAGTAAGGATATGTTGGCTGTTTTAGTAGTATGTGTTGTTTCAGCCTGGTTTGTCATCATCATTTTATTTGCATATTTGTggctgaagaagaagagaagaaggg TGAGGAACCAATGGAGTGAAAGATTGCTAGATGCAATTGGTGATGCATACTACAAGGATGTTTTGGTGAAAAATGAAGTTGAAGGTAGCATGAATCAGCTAGATATTGCATTTTTTAATCTCAGCACAATACTTGTAGCAACCAACAATTTTTCTCAGGCAAATAAACTTGGAGAAGGTGGTTTTGGCCTGGTTTATAAG GGCCAGCTTTTTAATGGACAAGAGATCGCTGTGAAAAGATTATCTAAAAATTCATGTCAAGGAATAGAAGAATTTAAAAATGAAGTTATATTgattgcaaagcttcaacacaAAAATTTGGTGAAACTCCTAGGATGTTGCGTTCAAGGAGATGAAGCAATGCTAGTTTACGAATACTTGCCAAACAAAAGCTTGAACTCATTTATTTTTG atGCAACTAAAAGCGCAATCCTAGATTGGAGAAAACGCTTTGATATTATTGTTGGGATTGCTCGCGGGATCTTATATATTCACCAAGATTCTAGATTGAGTATTATTCATAGGGATTTGAAAACAAGCAACATTCTGTTGGATGCAGAAATGAATCCTAAAATTTCTGATTTTGGCCTGGCTAGAATTTTTAAAGGTGACCAAAttcaagaaaaaacaaaaagaatagTCGGAACATT CGGTTATATGTCACCAGAGTATTCAGTATTTGGAAAGTTTTCAGCCAAGTCTGATGTCTTTAGTTTTGGAGTCATATTATTGGAGATCATTACAGGGAAGAAGAATAATAGTTATTGCCAAGAGGATTCTTTCCTAACCTTGATAGGACAT GTATGGCATTTATGGAGAGAAAATAGAGCACTTGAGATAATTGATTCATCTTTAAGAGAGTCATGTCCTTCAGATGAAGTATTGAGATGCATTCAAATTGGTTTATTATGTGTGCAAGAAGACGTAATGGAGAGGCCAATGATGTCAACTGTTGTCTTAATGTTGAATAGTGATATTACTCTTCCTTTTCCAAAACAACCTGCATTTATTTTTAGCGATTCATCTGATAGTTCTAGTTACTTAGCAAGAAAAAAAAGTTGTTACTCCGTGGATGACAAAACAATTACTGAAGTTGTATGCCGCTGA